A stretch of Blautia liquoris DNA encodes these proteins:
- a CDS encoding type 2 periplasmic-binding domain-containing protein, whose protein sequence is MEQKGVGYDSIKQLYIPKVIIGVNAASKNQELAKEFIQSMYSDSVQNIDTSEGFPVTENALQYLADYVETAAAKNDIVGTSAVNPFTGTEEKFDAHYPDKVAVEQINTKIKGLKKPFRPDDILTDTVMKEMENCYAGTKTPEETAQGISQKVDTYLQE, encoded by the coding sequence ATGGAACAGAAAGGTGTCGGCTATGATAGCATCAAACAACTATATATACCAAAAGTGATTATCGGTGTCAATGCCGCTTCAAAGAACCAGGAACTTGCCAAAGAATTTATCCAGAGTATGTATTCAGATTCCGTTCAGAATATTGATACCTCAGAGGGATTTCCGGTAACGGAGAATGCTCTTCAATATCTTGCGGATTATGTGGAAACAGCTGCAGCAAAGAATGATATTGTCGGGACATCTGCTGTCAATCCGTTCACAGGAACAGAAGAAAAATTCGATGCTCATTATCCGGATAAGGTGGCGGTAGAACAGATCAATACGAAGATTAAGGGGCTGAAAAAACCGTTCCGACCGGATGATATTCTGACAGATACAGTGATGAAGGAGATGGAGAATTGCTATGCGGGGACGAAGACTCCGGAAGAGACAGCTCAAGGGATCAGCCAGAAAGTGGATACATACCTCCAAGAGTAA
- a CDS encoding carbohydrate ABC transporter permease codes for MRGRRLRKRQLKGSARKWIHTSKSKTAYLFLAPSLLGTLLFWLIPFADVIRRSFFQAVGNTFVGLTNYRNVLRNEAFVQAVSHTVRFLAICLPLLMVISFLLAILLYELPRWRSFYEALYLIPMAIPVASVVVFWKLTFDRKGLLNELLHLFNLSGQDWMNTGYAFGVLVFSYIWRNVGYDVILWVAGLSGIPKEQYEAAKVSGAGKIQCFWYITLPQMKDSVAMIGVLSFVNAFRVFREAYLIAGDYPHHSIYMLQHVFNNWFTKLDIQKMSAGAVMMSVVVSILMILVEVWNDRQGRDR; via the coding sequence ATGCGGGGACGAAGACTCCGGAAGAGACAGCTCAAGGGATCAGCCAGAAAGTGGATACATACCTCCAAGAGTAAAACAGCCTATTTGTTTCTGGCACCGAGCCTGCTGGGAACTTTACTGTTCTGGCTGATTCCTTTTGCAGATGTGATCCGGCGGTCGTTCTTTCAGGCAGTGGGGAACACGTTTGTGGGACTGACTAATTACAGAAATGTACTGAGAAACGAAGCATTTGTACAGGCGGTATCACATACAGTCAGGTTCCTGGCTATATGTCTTCCCCTGTTGATGGTGATTTCCTTTTTACTGGCGATTCTGCTCTATGAACTTCCCAGGTGGCGTTCCTTTTATGAGGCCTTATATCTGATTCCGATGGCCATTCCGGTGGCTTCTGTCGTGGTTTTCTGGAAACTTACTTTCGACCGGAAGGGACTGTTGAATGAACTCCTCCACCTATTCAATCTTTCCGGACAAGACTGGATGAACACAGGATATGCTTTTGGCGTGCTGGTATTCTCCTATATTTGGAGAAACGTCGGGTATGACGTCATACTCTGGGTGGCCGGGTTATCCGGGATCCCAAAAGAACAGTATGAAGCAGCAAAAGTCAGCGGTGCCGGGAAAATACAGTGTTTTTGGTATATTACGCTTCCACAGATGAAAGACAGTGTGGCAATGATTGGTGTACTGTCATTTGTCAATGCTTTTCGAGTGTTTCGCGAAGCATATCTGATCGCGGGAGATTATCCGCATCACAGTATCTATATGCTGCAACATGTGTTCAACAACTGGTTTACAAAACTTGATATTCAAAAGATGAGCGCAGGTGCGGTTATGATGTCTGTAGTAGTGAGCATCCTGATGATACTTGTGGAAGTCTGGAATGACAGACAGGGGAGGGATCGATGA
- a CDS encoding carbohydrate ABC transporter permease, whose translation MTDRGGIDELKNRDISYGILTLTGFIMIFPLIMMVTGSFLGPEELRESYGVVLEETSGPITLKLIPDFPTFRSYVELLLDSPDFFVMFWNSCRQVFPILIGQMAVGIPAAWAFAKYDFPGRKILLLVYMILMVMPFQVTMVSNYLVLSKLSLMDTHWGIILPGIFSTFPVFIMEKFFNSIPDALIEAAKIDGANSFQIFLKVGIPLASSGIISSLILNFLEYWNAIEAPMTFLKTKSKLPLSLYLPQITTDQVSVSFVASVVMMIPAILGFLWGQEYLQQGIVASGLKE comes from the coding sequence ATGACAGACAGGGGAGGGATCGATGAATTGAAAAACAGAGATATATCGTATGGGATTTTAACTCTCACGGGTTTCATCATGATATTCCCGCTGATTATGATGGTAACCGGATCCTTTCTGGGTCCGGAAGAGCTGAGGGAATCTTATGGAGTGGTATTAGAAGAGACTTCAGGTCCTATCACCTTAAAGCTAATACCGGATTTTCCGACATTCCGATCATATGTAGAGCTTCTGCTGGATTCTCCTGATTTTTTTGTCATGTTCTGGAATTCCTGCAGACAGGTATTTCCGATCTTAATCGGTCAAATGGCGGTAGGAATACCGGCTGCATGGGCATTTGCCAAGTATGATTTTCCGGGCAGAAAGATATTGCTTCTGGTTTATATGATTCTGATGGTGATGCCCTTTCAGGTGACGATGGTGTCGAATTACCTGGTATTATCGAAGTTATCGCTGATGGATACGCATTGGGGAATCATATTGCCGGGGATCTTTTCTACATTTCCGGTCTTTATCATGGAGAAGTTTTTTAACTCGATTCCGGATGCACTGATAGAAGCAGCCAAAATAGACGGAGCAAATTCATTTCAGATATTTTTAAAAGTGGGAATTCCGCTGGCTTCCTCTGGAATTATCTCCTCACTGATTTTGAATTTTCTCGAATACTGGAATGCGATTGAGGCACCCATGACATTTTTAAAGACGAAATCAAAGCTTCCGCTGTCCCTATATCTGCCCCAGATAACTACAGATCAGGTCAGCGTATCTTTTGTCGCTTCTGTTGTGATGATGATCCCGGCGATACTGGGATTTTTGTGGGGCCAGGAATATCTGCAGCAGGGAATTGTGGCGTCGGGATTGAAAGAGTAG
- a CDS encoding HlyD family secretion protein, whose protein sequence is MKEKILKMILAFFVVMAGCTFAARSADSLTVPKVKTTRLKKGELTEKFEGNGEVVSRDQKAVSVPENQKISNILVQPGTEVEAGTPLVSLDVSYLDDQIQKKQREVRKAELQMEQKKLEGKGEPRTPLTAQPEIDMNTAKDAFVQTQKNYQKAVDAFNNYANAHPGGTEEEQQEAEQKKEELQDQIQAQEETMNTANSTYQQSIKSYHLAEQQEAEVKKDEKNKKQGNYLAVQEAQVDVDEQKEELIKLTAIKDGGAMIKAEMKGTMASTDLTEGLITTGSEQLALYTEDLEVYGVIPDDKIGKIEKGDEIETRISGTADSVSLNVDRIARKKEEDSIRTVWYAPLDQGTYQIGTTVTYDYKKKLDISYDSMVPITALRESEGNAYVLTAGKKSGILGNSYTAVKVSAVLVDKDDKNAALQINLPEDARIITESNKYVKEGDRVRLTE, encoded by the coding sequence ATGAAAGAAAAAATATTAAAGATGATCCTTGCCTTTTTTGTTGTCATGGCAGGCTGTACCTTCGCTGCAAGGAGTGCAGATTCTCTGACAGTTCCCAAAGTCAAAACCACACGCCTGAAAAAGGGAGAACTGACGGAGAAATTTGAGGGAAACGGAGAAGTTGTATCTCGCGATCAGAAGGCAGTTTCCGTACCGGAAAATCAGAAAATATCAAATATCCTGGTACAGCCGGGCACAGAGGTTGAAGCCGGCACTCCTCTGGTATCACTGGATGTTTCTTATCTCGATGATCAGATTCAAAAAAAGCAGAGAGAGGTCCGGAAAGCGGAGCTCCAGATGGAACAAAAAAAGCTGGAGGGAAAAGGCGAGCCGCGGACACCGCTTACGGCTCAGCCTGAGATTGATATGAACACTGCGAAAGATGCCTTTGTACAGACACAGAAAAATTATCAAAAGGCAGTGGATGCGTTCAATAACTATGCCAATGCACATCCAGGTGGAACAGAAGAAGAGCAGCAGGAGGCAGAGCAGAAAAAAGAGGAACTGCAGGATCAGATTCAGGCACAGGAAGAGACCATGAATACTGCAAATTCCACATATCAGCAGTCCATAAAAAGTTATCATCTTGCCGAACAGCAGGAGGCTGAGGTGAAGAAGGATGAAAAAAATAAAAAACAGGGGAACTATCTGGCAGTTCAGGAAGCACAGGTGGATGTCGATGAACAAAAGGAAGAACTGATAAAACTTACGGCCATTAAAGATGGAGGGGCCATGATTAAGGCAGAGATGAAGGGGACTATGGCTTCCACCGATCTAACGGAAGGACTCATCACTACCGGAAGCGAGCAGCTGGCCCTCTATACAGAGGATTTGGAAGTTTATGGCGTGATACCGGATGACAAAATCGGAAAGATTGAGAAGGGTGATGAGATTGAAACACGAATATCCGGAACTGCGGATTCTGTGTCTTTGAACGTGGACCGTATCGCCCGGAAAAAGGAAGAAGATAGCATCCGGACGGTATGGTATGCGCCTCTTGATCAGGGGACCTATCAAATTGGAACCACCGTAACTTATGATTATAAGAAGAAGCTGGATATCAGCTATGACAGTATGGTTCCGATTACCGCGCTAAGAGAATCTGAAGGAAACGCCTATGTTCTAACAGCCGGGAAAAAGTCTGGAATTCTTGGAAATTCTTATACGGCAGTCAAGGTATCGGCAGTGCTGGTGGATAAAGATGATAAAAATGCGGCACTGCAGATCAACCTACCCGAGGATGCCAGGATCATCACAGAAAGTAATAAATATGTAAAGGAAGGTGACCGCGTACGACTGACCGAGTAA
- a CDS encoding ABC transporter permease, with protein sequence MAGFYNQKPVYTREQIQDFWNDTSLEAKREIRDFAFFQPKEHTKIENPTLNRRVKVNLILTAGNMNLVVPQSLLNGSFAESQDEYGCVLSKKTADALFSTHEVLGEEVLLNKKTYQVRGILDSKDELGLIQGPGNSKYSNMRVSAPGIPLSVVKQQLSALFMEEPDSVSEGQLYAGVGGIFLWIPAWICLVCLLKYTWKEVKVLSAKEWEHPWQDIAAYLLRYGVIVLGFLGVCAILLLSLHFSDDYIPSAWSDFSFWTELIREKWRDFMTLMTESVTYADRKMLKNLIGLVSTSLAESVMLVLSIGLQKNL encoded by the coding sequence ATGGCAGGATTCTATAACCAGAAGCCTGTTTACACGCGGGAACAAATCCAGGACTTCTGGAACGATACTTCTTTGGAGGCAAAACGTGAAATCCGGGATTTTGCATTTTTTCAGCCGAAGGAACATACAAAGATCGAGAATCCGACATTGAACCGAAGGGTAAAAGTAAATCTTATTCTGACAGCCGGCAATATGAATCTGGTTGTTCCACAGAGTCTGTTGAACGGATCATTCGCCGAAAGTCAGGATGAGTATGGTTGTGTATTGAGTAAAAAAACGGCAGACGCCCTTTTTTCAACCCACGAGGTTCTGGGAGAAGAAGTCTTATTGAACAAAAAGACATATCAGGTGCGTGGAATCCTGGATAGCAAGGATGAACTTGGTCTGATCCAGGGACCCGGAAACAGTAAATATTCTAATATGAGGGTATCTGCTCCCGGAATTCCACTCTCAGTGGTGAAGCAGCAGTTAAGCGCACTTTTCATGGAAGAACCCGATTCTGTGTCAGAAGGTCAGCTCTATGCAGGCGTGGGAGGAATATTCTTATGGATTCCGGCCTGGATCTGCCTGGTTTGTCTTCTGAAATACACCTGGAAAGAAGTAAAGGTTCTAAGTGCGAAAGAGTGGGAGCATCCCTGGCAGGATATAGCAGCTTATCTGCTCCGCTATGGTGTTATCGTGTTAGGTTTTCTTGGTGTGTGCGCAATTTTACTGCTGAGTCTGCATTTCTCTGATGATTACATTCCATCCGCATGGTCTGATTTTTCGTTCTGGACGGAATTAATCCGTGAAAAGTGGAGAGATTTTATGACACTTATGACTGAAAGCGTTACATATGCTGATCGAAAAATGCTTAAAAATTTAATTGGATTAGTGAGCACTTCATTGGCAGAATCTGTGATGCTTGTATTGAGTATTGGACTTCAAAAGAATCTTTAA
- a CDS encoding M15 family metallopeptidase, which translates to MAHTKQRKRRRRKHIVIILIVLLLTVGAGAGILLKEGLSSDVVAKDGQEATASVDGTPWNLILVNKWNRLPSNYKIELTTLSNGQSVDQRIYPALQQMFDDARQAGIYPIVGSGFRTEKKQKSLMKEKIADYKAKGLSDQEAKEKAEAWVALPGTSEHQLGLGVDINADGVYSTGDQVYQWMEQNSYKYGFIRRYPPDKTDITGVINEPWHFRYVGTDAAAQIHNRGITLEEYLDQVHS; encoded by the coding sequence ATGGCACATACAAAACAGCGAAAGCGGAGAAGAAGAAAACATATTGTAATCATTCTAATTGTTCTATTATTGACTGTCGGGGCAGGAGCAGGGATCTTGCTGAAAGAGGGACTATCTTCAGACGTTGTTGCAAAAGATGGACAGGAAGCAACTGCCAGTGTGGATGGCACCCCCTGGAATCTGATTCTGGTCAATAAGTGGAATCGCCTGCCTTCCAACTATAAGATCGAACTTACGACGCTCTCCAATGGACAGTCAGTCGATCAGCGGATCTATCCGGCACTTCAACAGATGTTTGATGATGCGAGACAAGCGGGTATCTATCCGATTGTCGGCTCTGGGTTTCGGACAGAGAAAAAGCAGAAATCACTGATGAAGGAAAAGATCGCAGACTACAAGGCAAAGGGTCTTTCGGATCAAGAGGCGAAAGAGAAAGCGGAGGCATGGGTTGCTCTTCCCGGAACGAGTGAACATCAGCTGGGGCTTGGCGTGGATATCAATGCAGACGGCGTTTACTCGACCGGAGATCAGGTCTACCAGTGGATGGAACAAAATAGCTACAAATATGGATTTATCCGCCGCTATCCTCCTGATAAGACAGACATCACGGGAGTGATCAATGAACCCTGGCATTTTCGATACGTTGGAACAGATGCTGCCGCACAGATTCATAATCGAGGCATCACTCTGGAGGAATATCTAGATCAGGTTCATAGCTAA
- the pheS gene encoding phenylalanine--tRNA ligase subunit alpha, producing the protein MSEKLDSILKEALERIDSSDTTEKLNEVRVDVLGKKGKLKTVLKGMKDVDPKDRPAVGQMVNDAREKIEGELDFIKQKIEREALDKRLKDEVIDVTLPARRNKIGHRHPNTIVLGELERIFIGMGYEVVEGPDIELDLYNFEKLNIPANHPAKDEQDTFYINKDIVLRTQTSPVQARVMEKGKLPIRMIAPGRVFRADEVDATHSPSFHQVEGLVIDKHITFSDLKGTLAEFAKELFGPDTKTKFRPHHFPFTEPSAEMDVSCFKCGGKGCRFCKGEGWIEILGCGMVHPHVLEMSGIDPDEYTGFAFGVGLERIALLKYEIDDMRLLYENDQRFLNQF; encoded by the coding sequence ATCAGTGAGAAGCTGGATTCGATCTTAAAAGAAGCATTAGAGAGAATCGATTCCTCCGATACAACGGAAAAGCTGAATGAAGTGCGAGTTGATGTACTCGGAAAAAAAGGAAAATTAAAGACTGTCCTCAAGGGTATGAAGGATGTGGATCCAAAAGACCGTCCGGCCGTCGGACAGATGGTCAATGATGCGCGCGAAAAGATCGAGGGAGAGCTTGATTTCATAAAGCAGAAAATTGAAAGAGAAGCACTTGACAAAAGGTTGAAGGATGAAGTTATTGATGTTACACTCCCAGCCAGGAGAAATAAGATTGGTCACCGTCATCCAAATACGATTGTTCTCGGCGAACTGGAGAGAATCTTCATCGGCATGGGTTATGAGGTTGTGGAAGGACCGGATATTGAGCTTGATTTATATAATTTTGAAAAACTGAATATTCCGGCCAATCATCCGGCAAAAGATGAGCAGGATACCTTCTACATTAACAAGGATATAGTCCTTCGCACTCAAACATCTCCGGTACAGGCACGTGTGATGGAAAAAGGGAAACTCCCAATTCGCATGATCGCACCGGGGCGTGTGTTCCGTGCGGATGAGGTTGATGCGACGCATTCACCTTCCTTTCATCAGGTCGAAGGATTAGTCATCGACAAGCATATTACATTTTCCGACTTAAAAGGAACTTTGGCGGAATTCGCGAAAGAACTATTCGGGCCGGATACAAAGACAAAATTCCGTCCGCATCATTTTCCATTTACGGAACCCAGTGCGGAGATGGATGTCAGCTGTTTTAAATGTGGTGGAAAAGGCTGCAGATTCTGCAAGGGGGAAGGCTGGATTGAGATTTTAGGCTGTGGTATGGTACACCCACATGTGCTTGAAATGAGCGGCATCGATCCGGATGAATACACAGGATTTGCATTCGGTGTAGGACTAGAACGAATCGCTCTGCTAAAATATGAAATTGATGACATGAGACTGTTGTATGAGAATGACCAGCGGTTCTTAAATCAGTTCTGA
- the pheT gene encoding phenylalanine--tRNA ligase subunit beta produces MNTSLSWIKRYVPDLSVTAQEYMDAMTLSGTKVEGYETLDEDLDKIVVGEILSVEKHPDSDHLVICQVNVKDNTLQIVTGAPNVKEGISGQKVAVVLDGGKVAGGHDGKKVPGGTTIKTGELRGVKSEGMMCSIEEMGSSREMYPEAPEYGIYIFPEDSDVEPGDDAIEALGLHDSVIEYEITSNRVDCYSVIGIAREAAATFDKEFKSPVITPTGNDENISDYISVDVQDKELCPRYTARVVKNVKIGPSPKWMRRCLASNGIRPINNLVDITNYVMEEYGQPMHAYDLDTISGGKIIVRRAKNGEIYTTLDGQERKLDENILMICDDREPVGIAGIMGGENSMITDHVHTILFEAANFDGTNIRLSSKRLGLRTDASGKFEKGLDPNNASEAINRACQLMEEMGAGEVVGGMIDVCNEIREPMRVTFEPERINSLLGTSLSPQEMLDYMAKVELTYDKRKNEVIAPTFRQDIFRTADLAEEVARFFGYDNIPTTLPSGQATTGKLPFKLQVEDRARDVAEYCGFSQGMSYSFESPKVFDKLLLDVDDPLRKAIPIMNPLGEDFSIMRTITLNGLLTSLAINYNRRNKNVRLYEMGNVYLAKSLPLTELPTEKMMFTLAMYGEGDFYDMKGVAEEFFTKVGLNKRPEYKSNAGRNYLHPGRQADVYYEGTKLGFLGEVHPLVCDNYGIGERTYIAVIDIPAVLEYATFDHKYEGIARFPAVTRDISMVVQKEIQAGQIEDLLIQRGGNILESFELFDVYEGHQIKEGYKSMAYSLLFRSKEKTLEESEITSAMRKIMNGLESLGIELRK; encoded by the coding sequence GTGAACACTTCATTATCATGGATTAAAAGGTATGTGCCGGATCTTTCTGTCACGGCGCAGGAATATATGGATGCGATGACGTTGTCCGGAACGAAGGTAGAAGGGTATGAAACTCTCGACGAAGATCTTGATAAGATTGTTGTCGGGGAAATCTTGAGTGTTGAGAAACATCCGGATTCTGACCATCTGGTTATCTGTCAGGTAAATGTCAAAGACAATACATTACAGATCGTGACCGGTGCCCCGAATGTCAAAGAAGGTATATCTGGACAGAAAGTGGCAGTCGTTCTGGATGGGGGAAAGGTTGCTGGCGGTCATGACGGCAAAAAAGTACCGGGAGGGACAACGATTAAGACCGGAGAACTTCGAGGTGTTAAAAGTGAGGGCATGATGTGCTCGATCGAGGAGATGGGAAGCAGCCGGGAGATGTATCCGGAAGCTCCGGAATACGGGATCTATATCTTTCCAGAAGATTCAGATGTAGAACCAGGAGATGACGCTATCGAGGCTTTGGGACTACATGACTCGGTGATTGAATATGAGATCACGTCCAACCGCGTGGACTGCTATAGTGTCATTGGGATTGCAAGAGAAGCTGCTGCAACCTTCGACAAAGAATTCAAATCTCCGGTAATAACACCTACGGGGAATGATGAGAATATCAGTGATTATATCAGTGTTGATGTGCAGGATAAGGAACTTTGCCCGCGTTATACGGCCCGTGTGGTCAAAAACGTGAAGATCGGCCCTTCTCCGAAGTGGATGCGAAGATGTCTGGCTTCGAATGGAATTCGTCCGATCAACAACCTGGTAGATATTACAAATTATGTGATGGAGGAATATGGACAGCCAATGCATGCTTATGACCTGGATACAATTTCCGGCGGCAAGATCATCGTCAGACGTGCAAAAAATGGCGAAATCTACACGACACTGGACGGGCAGGAGAGAAAACTGGATGAAAATATACTGATGATCTGTGATGACAGGGAGCCTGTCGGAATTGCTGGGATCATGGGAGGAGAAAACTCCATGATTACGGACCACGTACACACAATCCTGTTTGAAGCAGCTAATTTCGATGGCACGAATATCCGCCTTTCTTCGAAACGACTGGGACTTCGTACCGATGCATCCGGAAAGTTCGAGAAAGGCTTGGATCCAAATAATGCGAGCGAGGCCATAAATCGTGCCTGCCAGCTCATGGAAGAGATGGGGGCAGGGGAAGTTGTAGGAGGTATGATTGATGTATGTAATGAGATCAGAGAACCGATGAGGGTAACTTTCGAGCCAGAACGAATCAACAGTCTGCTCGGAACTAGTCTCTCACCTCAGGAAATGCTTGATTACATGGCAAAAGTGGAACTTACCTATGATAAAAGGAAAAATGAAGTGATTGCTCCTACGTTTCGTCAGGATATCTTCCGCACAGCTGATCTGGCTGAGGAGGTGGCAAGATTTTTCGGATATGACAATATTCCGACGACTCTTCCGAGTGGTCAGGCGACAACAGGAAAACTGCCATTTAAACTTCAGGTTGAGGACAGGGCCAGAGATGTTGCGGAATACTGCGGATTTTCACAGGGGATGAGCTATTCCTTCGAAAGCCCGAAAGTATTCGACAAGTTACTGCTAGATGTAGATGATCCTCTTCGGAAAGCAATTCCGATCATGAACCCACTGGGCGAGGATTTTTCAATTATGAGGACGATTACACTGAATGGTTTGCTTACCTCGCTTGCCATTAATTATAATCGCAGGAATAAAAATGTCAGACTTTATGAGATGGGAAATGTTTATCTGGCAAAAAGTCTTCCACTTACAGAACTGCCTACAGAAAAGATGATGTTTACTCTTGCCATGTATGGAGAGGGTGATTTCTATGATATGAAGGGCGTCGCCGAAGAATTCTTTACAAAGGTTGGCTTGAATAAACGACCGGAATATAAAAGCAATGCCGGAAGAAATTATCTTCATCCCGGCCGTCAGGCTGATGTTTATTATGAGGGGACCAAGCTTGGTTTTCTGGGTGAGGTACATCCGCTTGTATGTGATAACTATGGAATTGGTGAGAGAACTTATATAGCTGTGATCGATATTCCGGCTGTTCTGGAATATGCCACCTTTGACCATAAATATGAAGGGATTGCCAGATTCCCGGCTGTTACAAGAGATATCAGCATGGTAGTTCAAAAAGAGATTCAGGCAGGTCAGATTGAAGATCTGCTGATTCAGAGGGGCGGAAATATTCTGGAAAGTTTTGAACTGTTTGACGTCTACGAAGGACATCAGATTAAAGAAGGATACAAGTCTATGGCATATTCCCTTCTGTTCCGCTCAAAGGAAAAGACGTTGGAAGAATCAGAGATTACATCGGCGATGAGAAAGATTATGAACGGGCTGGAAAGCCTTGGAATAGAACTTAGGAAATAG
- a CDS encoding histidine phosphatase family protein: MRLYIIRHGETDWNVQGRLQGQSDTQLNENGIRLAKITAKALKDIPFDLGFSSPSSRALKTAKIILGDRNVPILTDNRLLELSFGAWEGLGCHKDNFEIPSDHFDDFYLRPMQFIPGNGGETIPELCERTSKFYTELIHNPDYQDKTILIATHGCTVRALLQNVKEDREHFWGNGVPMNCAVNIVSVENGVSTLRAADQVYYGEDDMTNYYTLES; encoded by the coding sequence ATGCGATTATATATTATAAGGCACGGAGAAACAGACTGGAATGTACAGGGACGGCTGCAGGGTCAGTCTGATACACAATTGAATGAGAACGGGATTCGTCTTGCAAAAATCACTGCAAAGGCACTTAAAGATATTCCTTTTGATCTTGGATTTTCCAGTCCCTCTTCACGTGCACTAAAAACGGCAAAGATCATCCTTGGGGATAGAAATGTTCCTATTCTGACAGATAACCGCCTTCTGGAGTTATCCTTTGGCGCATGGGAGGGTCTGGGCTGTCACAAGGATAATTTCGAGATTCCATCGGATCATTTCGATGATTTTTACCTGAGACCTATGCAGTTTATACCTGGTAATGGAGGTGAGACGATTCCTGAACTTTGTGAGAGAACCAGCAAATTTTATACAGAACTGATCCATAATCCTGACTATCAGGATAAGACGATCCTGATTGCGACTCATGGATGTACAGTGCGTGCACTGCTTCAGAATGTAAAGGAAGATCGGGAACATTTCTGGGGAAATGGTGTTCCGATGAACTGCGCAGTTAACATTGTGAGTGTAGAGAATGGGGTGTCGACGCTTCGGGCTGCGGATCAGGTGTATTATGGAGAAGATGACATGACGAATTACTATACTTTGGAAAGTTGA
- a CDS encoding MFS transporter — MGLASNYNHTIHACYVGYISQAIVNNFVPLLFLTFQKTYKIPLSQITMLVSLNFIIQLLVDLLSVKLVDKIGYRISAVCAHLFCAVGLIGLGILPDLADTPFVGLVLAVVCYAVGGGMIEVLISPIVEACPTEKKEAAMSLLHSFYCWGSVGVVLFSTLYFAIFGIDNWRVLSILWAVIPAVNAVAFTKVPIRALVEDGKGLVPSQLFGMKIFWIFALLMVCAGASEQAMSQWASAFAESGLKVSKTVGDLAGPCFFAALMGTSRALYAKLSEKIDLMNFMKLSAVFCVISYLLASFSPIPFLALLGCGLCGLSVGIMWPGTFSLAAKACPKGGTAMFAMFALFGDLGCTLGPTLVGTISGQMNGNLKAGLLFAIVFPLLLISGIILCKKMTKEQNETENVKTEYTGGL; from the coding sequence ATGGGACTTGCCAGTAACTATAATCACACAATACACGCCTGTTATGTAGGATATATCTCACAGGCAATTGTCAATAATTTTGTCCCCCTGTTGTTTCTGACATTTCAGAAGACGTATAAGATTCCACTTTCACAGATCACCATGCTGGTATCACTGAATTTTATCATCCAGCTTCTTGTCGACCTGCTGTCGGTGAAACTAGTGGACAAAATTGGTTACCGAATTTCTGCAGTCTGCGCGCATCTATTTTGTGCGGTTGGTTTGATCGGACTGGGCATACTGCCGGATCTTGCGGATACCCCATTCGTCGGTCTTGTTTTGGCGGTAGTCTGCTACGCAGTCGGGGGAGGTATGATTGAGGTTTTGATCAGTCCGATTGTGGAAGCATGCCCAACCGAGAAAAAAGAGGCTGCGATGAGCCTGCTTCATTCTTTTTACTGTTGGGGATCAGTGGGGGTTGTCCTGTTTTCAACTTTATATTTTGCAATTTTTGGAATTGACAATTGGAGAGTGCTGTCGATACTGTGGGCTGTTATACCTGCTGTGAATGCAGTGGCTTTTACGAAAGTGCCTATCCGTGCACTTGTGGAGGACGGGAAGGGCCTTGTCCCATCGCAGCTGTTTGGCATGAAGATTTTTTGGATCTTTGCTCTGTTGATGGTATGTGCCGGGGCCTCTGAACAGGCTATGAGTCAGTGGGCATCGGCCTTTGCTGAAAGCGGGCTGAAAGTCTCAAAAACAGTTGGAGATCTTGCCGGTCCCTGCTTTTTTGCCGCATTAATGGGCACATCGAGGGCTTTATATGCAAAACTCAGTGAAAAGATTGATCTGATGAATTTCATGAAGCTAAGTGCCGTTTTCTGTGTGATCAGTTATCTGCTTGCCAGTTTTTCACCAATTCCGTTTCTGGCACTTCTGGGATGTGGTCTGTGTGGTCTTTCTGTCGGTATCATGTGGCCCGGGACTTTCAGTCTGGCCGCAAAAGCATGCCCGAAGGGCGGAACAGCGATGTTTGCGATGTTTGCCCTTTTCGGAGATTTGGGCTGCACACTGGGTCCGACATTGGTCGGGACGATATCCGGGCAGATGAATGGAAACTTAAAAGCGGGCTTGCTTTTCGCCATTGTCTTTCCACTGCTTCTTATCAGTGGTATTATTCTCTGCAAAAAGATGACAAAAGAGCAGAATGAAACTGAGAATGTGAAAACGGAATACACTGGCGGGTTGTAA